The window TTCTGAGTGCTTCGCAGGCCCTGAATTTAATCAATAATCGTATCGTGTAAGCATTAGTgtgtatatattatgttttgaatGAAGGAAAGTAGGGATAGATATTGGACTTTTGGTTGTCTGTCAAGCGGAGATAACAGCGTATGATGTGCTTTAACAGTCTAGGAGAAGGTCCTTCTGCAAGTGAAGTAACCATATTCCCCAATACTCGACCCAGGGCAAAGAACCTCTCCGCTGTGGCGCACATGTACTCAAGCCCGACATCGTCCAGCAAAACTTTCTGAACAATGAATGTAGCAACCTGACACCATGGGCTCAAACCAAATCAATCAGAATCATTAATTGCAGAAGCAGTGGTTATACAAGTTATTTGTATAAAGCAACGATTATGGTAACTGAAACGAAACTTGATAAACATGTTTCAAGCATGTGAATATAAAGATAAACATCTAAGAGTAGACAAACTTACAGTCTTCGATAACTCGCTGCCCATTTCCATTGTCCGGAGGCACAATGGGACAATTTCAGTCTTAAGAAGGAACTTGATTACTTCTGTATCATCAACCTACAAAACCGAATGAACAGAGTTGCAACACCAATATCACAAAAATACAATGATTAGGTGATGTCTTATTAACAGTATTCACTAAACGGTCTTCGCATGTTAAAAATGGTTGTTTCTCAAACTGACAAAATATATTTACCAGGACAATGTGTTTTACGTAGTTAAACAGttgcaagcaagcaagcagaaGGAGGGTTCCTGCCTTATGGGAATGAACACAGTTTTTATAACTAGACATACCTTGACAAGTGCGCCAATAACCCCCAAGCTAGTCAGCCTCAGGTATTCAAAGGGTTTTGACTTGCTTGATGTGTTCAAGAAAGCGTACAGGTACAGTGGCATCTGAGCTGTATTTTGAAAAGCAATGGCCTTAAGcatattttaaccaaaaaaatccTATCTAAAATTGTGTTCAATTAAAAAGAGACCGACAAGGTGGCTATTAATTAAAACCAGTTTTGGTAGGAAGATTTCATCATAATGAATTGGAAAATTTGGCGAGTTGAAACACAGGCTTCcaacaaaacaataaaacaataaatattgtaaatatttgCGGGGATAGGATTGTACCGTTAAGGAACAACATTCTCGTTTCAGGATGAGAAGCAACACACTGGATGTCAAAAAAGAAGGGTCGAATCAATAGAAATTAGATTCATCTTAAACTAAATGTCATTTCCCAAAACAAAGAGAAAGACAACAAGATTTGAACGCACCTGGAGAAGCGCAAGGGCATTGCAGACCCTGTTTGATTGAGCAGAAGTCATATTCGGAGGAGTCAGGAGACGATAAACTGAGGTGATCTCCTGAATAGAGGAACAGTTGAAAATGAATACATAGAAATGAATCATGACCCCTGAATCTAGAGGAGAAAGTGTACCTGTGTAAGAGCAGCAATGGTTCCAAAAGAATGCCACAAAAGCGGAGCCAGATCTTGAAAGATTTCTCTcctctaaaaaaaattaaaagaaaagcaaaataaataaataaataaacaggaGGTCGCATATGTTATATTGTTACTGGTAAACATGATTTTCATTGAGAAGAACATATAGATCAATATacgaaattaatatttataagttcaGCAAACATCAAAACCATTTCGTATCTGAGTCTCGACGATTATCATATAAATCGTTCACCGCACAAAAGAACATATACATCCTCTGCCTAATGAGCTCAACAAACATCAAAGCCACTAAACTTTTCATAATCGTATTAGAGTCTCGACGATTAGCCTACAAATCTCAAAGCACGTCTTAGATTCACCGCACAAAAGAAACCTAGACGTTAGCAAGCAAAGCAAGTCCAATTTTGCATTAGAGTCTCGACGATTATCCCTACAAATCTGAAAGCGCGTCCTACATTCACCGCCACAATTCGATTACGAAAACGAAAAAACCAAACGACGATCAAACTTCCTAAACCCAAAGCAAGTCCAAATCACGTAGAGAGAAACAACGAAAGGACCTTGGAGAGCTCGAGGAGAGCATTCTCCCTGAGGTTGGGATCGCAGATGTCGAGCACCAGCTGCTCCGCCGTCGAGAGCCTGCGATTGTTGCTGGAAGAAGCTCCGGGGGAAGCGAGCGAAGGAGGAAGATTGGCCATAGCTTTCACCGTCTCCACGCGCCGCAACAGAATCACTTAGTGAATTGATAGCGGAGGGGGAACCCTGGTTTATATAGTAGGCCCGGGCGTGTTTGTCACGTGCCTCGCTTGGTCCGTTACGGCTtgtgtttatttatttgtttatttatttttatttatttgccGTTACGGCTTTGTTTAAATCTAAACGTTCCCCCGTTTTAAGGATATGTATATTGTGTAGAGAATATATGTGATCTTAGCTTATATCATTCACATGGAAACAcacaatcttaaaatatttgGTATAAGCAAAAGAAACAAGATTTGGAATATTTAAgggtataatatttttttgtgttccCGCGTTAAATAGACTATTTTAACACTTTTAATTTAAATTGTCAAATAGATTCAgcaaaatatttatcttttactttttttaccaGAATGTCAATATAAattctttgtcaaaaaaaatcaataaaatttaacttTATTTAGCAAGTCAAACTAAATTacactttaaaaataaattacactATTTAAAactatgttaaaattttatttgaattcaattttattatctagtttatatcatattatatatattttttgtcgaCCTATTATATATTGATCATAAATCgcatttaaataaaagatagagTTCTAATTAATGTTTTCAAAATTCGTGATTTACACTCAGATTTAGATTCTGGTTTTGGCTCATGAAAATAACCATTAAAGGTTTAGTTGTATTAGGTGTTAATAATTTCTGACCAATATATTAGGTAagcaatttttttgaaaattgaccAGAATTTTAGGTacaatatgttttaagatttcATAAGGACTTCCTACCACAAATCTTATCTTCTTGTATTTCCACCTTAGATAAGAGGATAAGAGCCTAATTATGGCTTTTTAATTTATGATTCAAAgtcagacaaaaaaaatatgattcaaagtttaaaatacaaattaaggttgtttaaattaaaaacacATCTCATAAATGGTTTTCATTTTCAGATGACAATATTTCTCAGCATCCACAAATATTTCGCTTACATATTTCTCAGAAGATGACAAAATGATTGGTACTTTCTTGATCAATTGAAATGCTATACACTAACACTAACGAAATTAATCATTTAAGAACCTGAAATTAATTTGACTCGGATAAACAAAACGATAGAGTGAAGTAAAGAACGTAAAAGTCCTACAAACTACTATGAATTTGTGCGAAACAGAAGATGTAGAGGCAATTAAACTATGGAGAAGTAAAGGGGATGTGTTTATGATGAAGAGGGTCAGATCCAGTCGGAACTTGTCTTTCTTCAACTTCGTTAGCTGATCCCACAACACCAATCTCATTCTCCTGTCGtccaaaaatttaattaaatgatatatatttattttgtcatCAAACTAAAACGGAAAAATACAAACGAATATCATAATACTATATCCAAAGTTGAATAGAAACGAATATCAT of the Brassica rapa cultivar Chiifu-401-42 chromosome A03, CAAS_Brap_v3.01, whole genome shotgun sequence genome contains:
- the LOC103855988 gene encoding CCR4-NOT transcription complex subunit 9, which produces MANLPPSLASPGASSSNNRRLSTAEQLVLDICDPNLRENALLELSKRREIFQDLAPLLWHSFGTIAALTQEITSVYRLLTPPNMTSAQSNRVCNALALLQCVASHPETRMLFLNAQMPLYLYAFLNTSSKSKPFEYLRLTSLGVIGALVKVDDTEVIKFLLKTEIVPLCLRTMEMGSELSKTVATFIVQKVLLDDVGLEYMCATAERFFALGRVLGNMVTSLAEGPSPRLLKHIIRCYLRLTDNQKACEALRNCLPDPLRDPSFSSCLCDDPSARQWLQQLIHNIRVGHPAPRGFEQMRV